The segment gaattcattttagtttgtttagcTTTGAATGTGTGGATTAGATTTAGTTATCTTATTTTCATATAATTGTTTGAAGTTATATTTACTGCGGTTCTCCTGTTATCATGTTGCCAGTTTTTTAATGTGGAATATTAATAACTGTTTGCAAGAtcttaagttgttttttgaTAACAAAATCTGTATGTCAAATAATGGCTTTGCTGCATGCAAATTTAAGAATGTATTATTAACTACATGTAGCATAAGATCTAgtataaaaatctaatttaacttCTGGCCCAAAATTAAAAGCACTAATTGCAATCTATTCTAAATGTCTAACAACTGgtaaaatttctcatttttctttatcCAGAGAGAAGCCGATCAGTCCTTTATATCATATATTTGGATTCTTTTGGTGAGTTTTCTCAGAGAAGTTAATCTTTTCTCAGAAGACATAACAAATTAGCTGATGTTTGATTAGGAATCAGTCTATtgactccattttgtttttctcttccaagGAGTGGAGAAATTACTATATCTATTGGAGTAAAAAGGACTTTTGTGGACTTTCCAAAGTAGTGGTTCCACGTGAATCTTTGTGGATGCCTGATATCATAATTGAAGAAATGTAAATCTgctcattttatgtttttggttatttgagtttttttctggcTTTGTAGTTTGTTGTTCTGTGTCCACTGGTTCCTTATTTTTGATTAGATGGTTTTGCTTTACTTTAGTTTAGTCTTTCTTATTATGCTTCTTCCTTGTGTCTAGTTTGTCTTTGTTgcagttaaattaattttatctgtTCCCCTGTTTGTGTGCTTTCCCTCCACCCCTGTggcttttctctctgtctcttttttctctctctctctcctcacaccTGCAGTCTGTTAGCCAATCAGCCTGGACTATTGGTCCAGCATTCAATATTCAACTCACTCCTTTCTTCCTTCATGTGCCTGGttctttgtgttgctgctttttCTGTCCTCCTGGCTGTTTGTAAgttcttattttattgtatttttcctaaaaatattttatctactCTCCTCCTTTGCCGCTTTTGCGTTTGGATCCATCATCACTACTACATAAACACgataatgttaaatttaaaacctgGTTCACAGCGGCATCTCAAACTGTGTCAAAGCAGTAAGATCTTATCTGCCacagaccaaaataaataaatgaacaaacaaaaaaagtgatcTCAGTCATGTAGGCATTAAAACAGATTACAAACACAATATTTCTCTTTTGGATTATACATTTCACCAACCACATAGTGTATCATCAGACCAGTTCAGTGGCAAAGGATTAGGGCAAAACTTATATAAGTAATGTTTTGAATGTGACTCCATAAGTGCGCTGACTTtttaaagttagatttttttttttacttccacttaGACATAAATTGTTAAACTTCAGTGGTGCACAAACAcaatttacataaacattttagaaagtCAAGTTATCTCATGGTCTGAAAGAGGCTATTGACCAAATGGTTTGAGGTAACGTTGGAcctaacttttttatttatttacaggacTGAAAAGGATAAAAACGTGCCGAGCCCCTTTGTCACACTTAATAACTATGGCTGGGTGGAGTACAGGGATGATAAATTTGTGGTCAGCACCTGcaagatgaacatttttaatttccccTTTGACATTCAGAGATGCAATATCACCTTTAGGTCAATCTCATACTCTGGTAAGCCTTGTTTACatgtgctttaaaatattagcattttatgACCATGTAGGTGTTGTATCAGACATGTGGCACCTAGAATTAGTGAGCTATTAAGTCAGTTATTTATACTGTGTGACACTAACATTAAATTACTGGCGTAATGACAATTAACTCCAAAAGATGGGAGTAGTGGCACATGAGGGAAAGACTTGCGCTGAAGAAGACCAGCAGATGCTCTCATCTCCAGCAGGGCCTCAACTTGTGGCAGCTACAAGTTTCCCTTCTGGTTTCAGTTGCCACGTCTGCCTGAAGCAGCACAGCTTCCTAATGTCAGCTTCTGGCAACCTTGGCATCTGCCATGGCTTCTATGGCAGATTGaattttgaatataaataaatatattttgaaaaaatctatattaaaaaaattactaaaaaataaaaaacaagaatacaaATATGTACATGCCGTCACCATTGATTTTGTGGCAGTTGCCATTGAAGCCGTTGCGTTTACTGGCAGGTTACTGTCGCTAAAGCAGTGGGATCTGCCACAAAGCCATGGCAGCTGCTACAGAAGCTGTTTTCACATGAATATGAATTATGTAATCTCATATTTATTACTAAAtcaatctgctgtttgttttttcatcacaGACGAAGAGTTGCTCTTTTTCATGAAAAAAGACAGTACAATAATCACGAAGGAGTCTAATGACAATATCCGGATGCAATACGAATGGAAGTTTCTCAATATGTcagtcactgaaaaaaaagtccataaCTTTTACACCAACCAAACCGTTGTTGTCTACACTGTAAGTATTTCAAAGACAGGTCACCTAAGGttttctattttacaaatattctgTTCTCCTATTTTACTTACTCTGAGCAAAGGTGTTTTCTACCTGATTTAGGATGATTTAAGAGACAAATTCAATTTGTGTCTCCCTGCAATAAAAGTGATCAGATCcatctgaaatgttatttttagttcATGATGTAAATTTTTTAATTCCTTCTGTTGCCAGGATCACAAAAAATCCTCAGTGGATACTATTCTGTAGAGATACTGCCTTTTGACAGACATGTGAAACAGTAAGGCTTTCCCTGCTGAAAGCTGCAGTCTACATCAGCATCAGATTATCAATGTAAAATTGTTTACTTTTAGTAATTTACAttcacttttattgtttaaaatacattttgattgGATGGGAGGTGGCACAGTGATAGAGCGTGCAACCCAGTTTGAATCAAGGACCATTGACCTTTGTCAcatgtcttcctcttctttcATAGCtctctttcctgtctgacaaTTGTCAAATAAAGGCTTCTAGTGCtgacaaaaccttcaaaaataattataaattaataatttttattaagaatTTTTGCTATTATTTTACCTACTTTGTCgctaatttaaaataatcataCAGAAGTGATTTTAACCATGTTTCATACCTTTTTACAGATAACCATGAAGAGAAAGTCTGCACTTTATGTCGTCAACTTTCTGCTGCCTATCCTCTTCTTCTTGTGTCTGGACTTTGCCTCTCTCTTGATGCCAATTGGTGGAGATAAGATTAGTTTCAAGATCACGGTGCTACTTGCTGTTACAGTAATGCAGCTGATTCTCATTGAAATTTTACCTTTTACCTCAAGCAGGATTCCACTTATAGGTAAAAATCTCACAAGTCTCCAGGTAACATGCAGTGACCTGCAGAGTTTTCCTACCCATCAAATCTTTCCTCATTTAGTCATGTCACAtactttaatgtttaatgtgatAAACAAATGTGTGCATAATTCcaacagttttcaaaatttaaaacatgcacAATTGTAAATGCATATGTAATGAATCCCCTGCTAAAGAAAGCGTTTTACAGCATGTCACACAATGTGCAGTGTTGGCTTCCCAGTACAAACAGCATTCTGCAGGCTAAAGAgtttcattttggtctcatctgaacGCAGCGCCTTCTTCTGCATCTTGGCTGTGTCCCCTGCCAACAGTGGTTTATAGCAAGCTGTAAATAAGACTTCTCATGACTTTTTTGGCAGATCGTGTCTTTCTGCATGATTAATAGCTGAGTTTAACTTTGTAGAGTCACT is part of the Xiphophorus couchianus chromosome 10, X_couchianus-1.0, whole genome shotgun sequence genome and harbors:
- the LOC114152415 gene encoding 5-hydroxytryptamine receptor 3E-like; amino-acid sequence: SSKEWRNYYIYWSKKDFCGLSKVVVPRESLWMPDIIIEEMTEKDKNVPSPFVTLNNYGWVEYRDDKFVVSTCKMNIFNFPFDIQRCNITFRSISYSDEELLFFMKKDSTIITKESNDNIRMQYEWKFLNMSVTEKKVHNFYTNQTVVVYTITMKRKSALYVVNFLLPILFFLCLDFASLLMPIGGDKISFKITVLLAVTVMQLILIEILPFTSSRIPLIVIYCIGVFALMLSSLIETIFVNYLMEKDSSSLEDKKESVKLQIIKTSSIASTCDEMTDQTPSMCKGGSSSQLFLAMEKVSDELGEIKKIVLDKESEEKKEGYWTGVAKKIDKIFSILYVLAAILFLSVVFSVWLFKSNLPK